The stretch of DNA TTTGGTTTTTTCTCGTACGTTTTCCACGCAACACACTTgacttttgtttgttgtgtcgTTTTGACAGCAAAAGGTTATAAAGTAGGACGAAACCAATtagtaaaaaaatgtattatgaATCATAGCCATTAATCCAACTAGTGGATATCCAtcgtttttctttcttaaacaaagTAAATGCATGCATGAATCATGATTATTTCCCCAAATAGGAATGCTCGTACATAAATCATGATTCTCTGCAATGGTCCAACTTGTGACCAACGTACTAAAAGTAAACACTAAACCTAGGAAATATATTAGGAGGATTGGATTATAGTTAGCGCATGTTTTACGTGGAAACTTTGAGACAAAATGGTACAGTTCGACGAAGACTTGAACAAATCAACCGATTCATGACTTAACGCAAGACTCCTATAAGCTATAGCTAAGTCACAGCCCAACTAAaggggttcttcttcttcttcttcttttctttttaacgaGAACCAATGAAGCACAAATAACTCATTACTTACAacaaaaactcatcaaaagATAGATATAATGACTCGAAGCCATTGCTATTGGGTTTCTAGTActattactatatatttctCCCTCCTTATacactctcttgctttcccttcgcTCCACTTTTGCCGCCACGACCAGAGGGATACTCTTTTGGAATTCAGAGACGAGTTTCCGATCTTGGAGTCTAAACCAAATCCGTGGAATAAGAGCACTGATTGTTGTTTCTGGGAGGGTGTCAAGTGCGATGATAAATCTGGCCAGGTGATATCACTCGACCTTCATAGAACACTTCTCAACAACTCTTTGAAAACTAATAGTAGTCTTTTTAGACTCAAATCTCTTAGTAACCTAGACCTTTCTGGTTGCAATCTCCAAGGAGAGATTCCTCCTTCACTAGGGAACCTTTCTCGTCTCATAAATCTTGAGCTTTCTTCTAATACATTGGTCGGTGAGATTCCATCTTCAATAGGCAATCTAAACCAGCTAAGATCCCTTAACCTTATGGCTAACGATCTTACAAGAGAGATTCCTTCTTCACTAGGAAACCTTTCTGGTCTCCTAAATCTTGAGCTTTCTTCTAATAGATTGGTCGGTGAGATTCCGTCTTCAATAGGCAATCTAAAACAGCTAAGAAATCTTAGCCTTGCGGCTAACAATCTCATAGGAGAAATTCCTTTTTCCCTAGGAAACCTATATTTTCTCTTAACTCTTGACCTTTGGAGTAATCATTTGGTAGGCGAAGTTCCAGCTTCCATCAGAAACCTAAGCGAACTACGAGTCATGTCACTTGATCATAACCGCTTAAGTGGTAGTATTCCTATTTCATTTGCTAATTTAACAAAGCTTTCCGATTTTGGCATCTTCAATAATAACTTCACATCCCTTACATCTGATATGAGTGGGCTACACAGCTTGGTGAAATTGGATGTTAGTGCAAACTCCTTAGTCGGACCTTTTCCTAAATCTTTGTTCTCGGTTCCTTCATTAAGATGGGTTTATATGGATAGAAACCAATTCACAGGACCTATAGAGTTTGCTAATATATCTTCGTCATCTAAGCTCGAGTTTCTACTCCTTACTTGTAACCTATTAGATGGTTCAATCCCAAAATCCATATCTAAATTTCTCAACCTTTTATTGTTAGATGTTGCTGACAACAATATCAGTGGGACAATTCCTAGATCTATGGCAAAGCTAGTTAGCCTTGGTAAATTAGTTCTTTCCAACAACAAGTTGGAAGGTGAGGTACCAGGTTGGTTATCCAGACTGTCATCAGTGATGTTTTCTCAGACTTTTTTCAGCAGTTTTGAAAAACTATCTTCAAAAGAAACGTTGATCCGAGTGTTGGATCTGAGTTCAAATTCATTCCAAGGATCTTTCCCACTTTGGATATGCAAGCTTAAAGGGTTACACTATTTAGATTTGTCCAACAATCTCTTCAGCGGAGCGATTCCTTCATGTTTACGGTATTTTGATCTTACGGGGCTAATTCTACGAAACAACAAGTTCAGTGGAACTCTTCCAGATTTATTTGCCAATGCAAAAAATTTAGGATCATTGGATGTTAGCCGCAACCAGCTGGTGGGGAAGTTTCCAAAGTCCTTGATCAATTGCAAAACTTTGCATTTTGTGAATGTTGAAAGCAACAGAATCAAGGATGAGTTTCCATCTTGGTTGGGATCTTTACCAGTTTTACATGTCCTCATCCTCAGATCAAACAACTTCTATGGGCCATTGTATCACTGCAACATGTCCACTGGGTTTCAGAGTTTAAGaatcattgatatatatatcacacaatGGCTTCAGTGGAACACTCCCACCTCACTTTTTTTCCAGTTGGCGTGAAATGATTACATTagttaatgaaaattttgtgtACATGGAAGATAACCAGAATTTTTCTCTTATCTACCGCTCTATGGAAATGGTGAATATGTTATTTGGGAAAACTCCGTGAGTGTTATCATTGATAGACATCAGGTATATATACAACATACAATGTAGATAGAATCATATCTAAGCTAACAGTATATTCGAGATTGACATATATCCCGAAGGATCTTAACCTTCTAACTAACAGAATAAAGGAGTAGAGATGAGTTTTGGAACGGATCCGGCAAGATTTCAGAGCCATTGATTTTtctgaaaacaatttttttggcaATATTCCCGAATCCGTTGGCTTTTTAAAGGAATTGCATCTTCTCGACTTGTCAGGTAACACATTCACAAACGGTATCCCATGGTTCTTGGCAAATTTGACTAAGCTCGAGACGTTAGACCTCTCATGTAACAAGCTGTCAGGTCAAATCCCTCAAAATCTTGGTAAACTCTCCTTTTTGTCATATATGAACTTCTCCCATAACTTTCTCCAAGGTCCAGTGCCACGAAGCACACAATTTCAAAGGCAGAAATGTTCTTCATTTGTGGGCAACGCTAGACTCTATGGTCTCGAAGATATATGTGGAGAAAATCGTGTTCCGAGTCTTGCATCTCAGCAATCCAAGGAGTTGTTAGAGGAAGAGGAAAACATGTTCAACTGGGTGGCTGCTGCAATAGCCTATGGACCTGGTCTATTTTGTGGTTTGGTGATCGGATACATCTTTACTTCACACAATCATGAATGGTTCGCTGAAAAGTTTGGTCGAAAGAAACTCAGAGTCACCACAAGTGCTCGTtaagcccatctctcttgtcgTCCCACTCTCTAAGTATTTGTGAAGCATATGTTCTCCAACGTCTTGTTCCTGTTCCTACTCAATTTGCCAGGGGTATTCACCAAAAATActggtatatatatgtttgtacttttctattttgtagTTATGTAATAAACATCTTTAGTTGTATCTCCCTTGGCAAAAAACAATTATGTATACGTTGTGTTTTGTAATTCCTAGTGTGCTGCTATCAAATATCAATTGTCTTGCCAGccctaatttttttcttgattaattaaGTCTATTTCTTACAACTTTAGGAATGTGTGGTGTTTAAAATACTGTAGGTTagatacatttttattcatttttatagggttttactCACTTTCACTATTGTTTAcagtaaatttataaaaatttcaacaaatcttataaattttgCGATTTATCATCAATCATCCTCTCAAGTATTTCCCTAATCATCAAATCATTAGTCTTTATGAAACGTAACGTTAATGTAACATCGATTTAGTTTATAAGAAAAAACCGTCGATTtagtttataagaaaaaaacgtCGAATTAGTTTCGGAACTGTGTTACAGTATTAAGAAAAccctttaaccaaaaaaaaaaaactgtgttacAGTATTTCGTTTCTTAGTTAAAGGCCCATTCTAGATGTTTATTTATACCCTTTAAACATGTTTGTCGACGAAAATCACGgtgtttaatttataaagacGAGAAAACATGAAATATTGTAGATAGAAAGTTCCGTGGTGACCTAATTTATGATGTCTAAGTCATTAAACAATCaactatattttgttaattattattatcttcaaCTAGATTAATTTACAATAAAACGTAACCATGCTGAGATTTGTTTACAGAGCAGTTAGTCACTAATTAGAAACTAAAACTCTTATGGGAGATCGTAATTGTGAAGAAGTCGCCCTCCACTACATTTCGAATTAGAAACATTCATTTAGGAATTAGGACATGTGTTCATTGTTGTATGATCAACTAGCAGAAGATGATAacatatactccctctgtatcagaatagatgatgttgtaggattttattttgtatcagaatagatgattttctatatacttttatcaattaatgctaAGAAATTGCAAAGTTcaagaatcattaaatgaaaatttaagagtttgatgaaatattattggttaataattataaaaatatattattagaaaataataatacacttattgttaaataataaatgtttttcttgatttatgtaaaaattctaaaacatcatctattatgatacagagggagtatctTTTGTTACTAACTATTCTGACTTAGTGAAGATTAGCAATACATTAATTACGGTTGAAGAAATTCGCAAGGagtaaaaagttataaattgtTTCCTATCTCGCTTTAACTCGTAGTTGCCGCCAGCTCCTTAGGCATATGAAAGTGAAGTGACACATCTGTTTTCATCTATCTTACACGTTTTAGTAGTTTGGTTCTTCGAATACATTTAACaagttcattattttttaaaaaggttttcactttaaaaaaaagtttattagtAGTTCTTGGTAAACTCTCCTTTTTGTCATATATGAGCTTGTGGCCTTATTTTCTgccattattatttatttatttagcatACGTAAATAAATTAACAACAATAAGACTTTGAGAGAGTGAACAACCAACGAGTCTCTGATCATAATCAGCGGACCAATTCTTGTTGTTCACATAAGGTAAAGGCTATCAACGTGATCCAAGAAGGTTTGAACAGTTTTATCATTGCCAACAACTCCTTGAATCTCAAACTCTCTGAAACTTTTTGTCTATGTATTGTAATACAACACACAGTAGTCAGGGCTGCCACGTTTGGTAGAGTATTGTGCAAAAACAAGTTCGTTTTTTCCAATGGTACCTTGGAAATAAAATTCCTTCTCTCCAACAGCTTCTTTCCAGTGAAGAATCTTTATGGGGGTTCTCTCCCATAGTTGCGTACTCTCATCCAAAACAGTTATATTATGTTATGTGTCTAATAATATTATGTTATGTGTTTTGTTGCGTACTCTCATCCaacagcttcttgttttgttgtctaATGATATTATGTTATGGGTGTGAATGGTTATAACGGTTGGGGCGGAAAAATCTATCTGCGGATCAAaccgttttttatttaccattcatcatGTATAGTCCATAGTGGTGCGGTCTAcagaaaacagaaataaaaccACAGCGGACCAACGGCGAACCGCTTTTCCTTACAAATAGATTTGAACCGCAGCGGTCTGTTGTCCATACTTAAAAACATAGCGGTCTGGTCCGCAGATAGATTTGTCCACTCCgaccgcagttaccattcagACCCTATGTGTTTTGAGATATAAAAACTTAAACACGCTGCAGATGTGATATTTATAAGAGAATCTCATAATTTGTTACTGAAAACGTTGTGACTTGTgtcatcatcaaaaaaaaaaaaaacgttgtgACTTGTGTGGGTGGTCACTTGTCACCCTATGAAAGAACCTGCCCGATGATTAGCTtatttactatatgattataataaataataattgcaattaaattgtaaatattttccttattaattgcacatatttttctattgaaattagtaatttaatagataattttCCTATtcgaattagtgatataatagattacttttggttttatatactttcaaaaatattaattataattcttttattttaaattttttaattttcctataattatgaaataaatttccaaaacgaGGAGGAATTTCACCAAGGACTTCAGAGGCAACCGTGACAGAATATTCATTTGATGATCTTCAATAAGTGACTCGAAATTTGAtttctccatttttgttttttctttctttgtatgtgtaatgatattttgtgttttgagatATAGAGAAACTAAACACACATCTGTGGTATTTATAACAGAGTAGTTTCATAGTTTGTTATCAACGGTGTAACTTGTGAGTGTGGGTGATGATTACTTGTTGAGTCGTAAAAGCGCGTACatctttattttacatattattaaatGCTTTACATCTCAAAAATAAACGAAAGTAGAATGTTTAGCTCCACACGTTAACAACTTACTAAATTTATTGGCCAATTAGCATAAAAATTATTAGATACCATGCATGAAAAGTGACAAATTTGCTTTCATCTTACGCGTTTTAGTAATAATTTGGTTCTAGTTCCAATACAATTATCACACGCCAAAAAATTGATAACAACTTAACATTTTTCTAAAGGTTTTCACTTTAATTCTGTTACTTGCAAGGTTTTCTTTCATCCTACTAATCTAGTCGTCAATGCACGAAATCAATTCTGATATTATGTGTTTTAGACAAATTGTGTTATGATCCTACACATCTACTCATCTTACACGTTTTCAGTTTTCACTATAATTCTTTGTACACAATTAAGTACAGTATACTACTATTCAATTAttccaaaatatacatacagagtaatatatatatatatgttgacccaaaaaaaaaagtaatatatatatatatatatatatatatatatctcatattCTCTACGATAAGAGTTGTGGAAAAGAAGacttacaaattaaatatctatGAAGAAGAAACGAACCACCGTCATGGAGGTCAACATTAATTAAGAGATATTTGGACTTTGGAAGGGATTTATGTGGTGTGGAAGACATATTGTGTAAAGTCAACCGTTGACGCAAGGTTGACGCAAGACTTGCTAAGTTTACATCCCCACTAAAGAGTCTCCTCTTCTTAAAACAGAGAGCCAATGAAGCATACCtaacccctttttaaaaaaaaaagatatggtgGTGATCCGGAGCAGTTGGTCTTGGGTTTCTGGTTTTATTACCATCTTTTTCTCCCTCCTTTTCCACAGTCTTGCTTCTCCTACGCTTCACTTTTGCCGCCAAGATCAGAAGGATGCTCTTTTGGAGTTCAGAGACGAGTTTCCTATTGATGAGTCTAAAACAAGTCCGTGGAATAAGAGCAGTGATTGCTGTTCTTGGAAGGGTGTCACGTGCAGCGTTAAATCTGGCCAGGTGATATCACTCGACCTTAGTTTCACATCTCTCAATGGCTCTTTGAAAACTAACAGTAGCCTTTTTAAACTCCAATCTCTTCGTCACCTAAACCTTATGAATTGTAAACTCCAAGGAGAGATTCCTTCTTCACTAGGAAACCTTTCTCGTCTCTTACATCTTGAGCTTTCTCACAATCATTTGGTAGGTAAAATCCCGGCTTCTATCGGACATCTACACCAACTAAGAGTCATGTCATTTGAAAACAATATCTTAAGTGGAAATATTCCTACTATTTCACTAGCCAATTTAACTAAGCTTTCTGAATTTAGTCTCAGCTCTAATAACTTCAAATCCACGTTTCCATTTGACGACATGAGTGGATTATTCCACAACTTGGAGTACTTTGATGTTTCTCAAAACTCATTTAGCGGACCTTTCCCTAAATCTTTATTCTTCATTCCTTCGTTACAAGATGTTTCTTTGTCAGATAACAAATTTACAGGACATATAGAGTTTGCAAATACATCCTCATCCTCTAATCTTTACTTTCTCCACCTTGCACGTAACAGATTAGATGGCCCAATCCCGAGATCCTTGTCAAAATTTCCCAACCTTAGACGGTTATATCTGAACCACAACAGTTTCAGTGGGTCATTACCTAGATCTCTATCAAAGTTAGTCAACCTCCATGAGATTGATGTATCCAACAACAAGTTGGCAGAAATGTTCTTCATTCTTGCACAACCCAAGACTCTACGGTCTCGAAGAAATTTGTAGAGAAACTCATGCCTTGAATCCTACGTCGCAGCTCCCCGAGGAATTGGCAGAGGCTGaggaacaaatgttcaactGGGTAGCAGCTGCAATAGCATACGGACCTGGTTTGTACTGTGGATTGGTGTTTGGATATATCTACACTTCACATAATCCTTACAAGTGTCCGTTAAACCCATCTCTTTAAGCATTTGTGAAGCAAATGTTGTGTAACGTCTTGTTCATGTTTGTACTGAAATTTTCATGTGTATGTTCTCCATAAgacttgtttgtgtttgtttgtatgtAAATCCTATGTATGTAATAAAACGTCTGGTGGTAGTCGATATATCTTGGCTTGAAAATGTATACGTTTTGTTCTGCAAttcttacaaaatataaatttagtgGACTTTATGATCGTAACTATACAAATACTCTACGGTCTTGAAGAAATTTGTAGAGAAACTCATGCCTTGAATCCTACATCACAACAGATATCCGAGGAGTTGTCAGACGAAGaggaacaaatgttcaactGGAAAGCAGCTGCAATAGCTTATGGACCTGGTGTATTTTGCGGTTTGGTGATCGGATACATCTTCACTTCACACAATCATGGATGGTTCGCTGAAAGTTTTGGTCGAAGAAAATTCAGAGTCACCACAAGCAAGCGCTCGTTAAGCCCATCTCTTGCAGTTTCTCTAAACAATGGTTtatagggctgggcaaaatatcCGAACTCGAAAATTTAACCCGAGCCCGATTAAAaatacccgatccgaacccgaatccgaacTTTAAAAATATCCAATTGGATgctttttataaatgaaatggatacccgaacccgattggGTATATCCGAACACCCGAACAAATACCCGAAACTatcaaaagttatatatatttaacaatagGTTGAgttaatttacaagttttgcaaataattttataatcattattACAACTTACTAGataaattagttttcatttttaaatatgtcaattttcatatgttaatttagatagattatatagttttaattttgaatttgatgttgTAAGAAGTCAAAAATTATCGGCttgtgaatttgatattttgttatttagaattgtccttttcttttaatgaattcaatttggtttgataactttgatttttttatttatttatgattataatcatttttaataaatttggatTGATTTAGGGATCTTTTACTTTGgtttggattaaaaaattacaaatccgATCCGAACGAAATATAATTTGAGACTTTGGGTGAAACCCGAAAATACTTAAACCCGATGGGTGTTTACCCGAACCTGACCCAAAATCTAAATATATCCGAATGGATCTTATGtttctaaacccgaaaacccg from Camelina sativa cultivar DH55 chromosome 9, Cs, whole genome shotgun sequence encodes:
- the LOC104715805 gene encoding receptor-like protein 12, encoding MTRSHCYWVSSTITIYFSLLIHSLAFPSLHFCRHDQRDTLLEFRDEFPILESKPNPWNKSTDCCFWEGVKCDDKSGQVISLDLHRTLLNNSLKTNSSLFRLKSLSNLDLSGCNLQGEIPPSLGNLSRLINLELSSNTLVGEIPSSIGNLNQLRSLNLMANDLTREIPSSLGNLSGLLNLELSSNRLVGEIPSSIGNLKQLRNLSLAANNLIGEIPFSLGNLYFLLTLDLWSNHLVGEVPASIRNLSELRVMSLDHNRLSGSIPISFANLTKLSDFGIFNNNFTSLTSDMSGLHSLVKLDVSANSLVGPFPKSLFSVPSLRWVYMDRNQFTGPIEFANISSSSKLEFLLLTCNLLDGSIPKSISKFLNLLLLDVADNNISGTIPRSMAKLVSLGKLVLSNNKLEGEVPGNTFTNGIPWFLANLTKLETLDLSCNKLSGQIPQNLGKLSFLSYMNFSHNFLQGPVPRSTQFQRQKCSSFVGNARLYGLEDICGENRVPSLASQQSKELLEEEENMFNWVAAAIAYGPGLFCGLVIGYIFTSHNHEWFAEKFGRKKLRVTTSAR
- the LOC104712714 gene encoding receptor-like protein 12, producing the protein MVVIRSSWSWVSGFITIFFSLLFHSLASPTLHFCRQDQKDALLEFRDEFPIDESKTSPWNKSSDCCSWKGVTCSVKSGQLPEELAEAEEQMFNWVAAAIAYGPGLYCGLVFGYIYTSHNPYKCPLNPSL